From Streptomyces sp. NBC_00370, a single genomic window includes:
- a CDS encoding nucleotidyltransferase domain-containing protein, with product MDAIDAAHAVIKEHHPDARAAFLGGSVVADRRTAMSDLDIVVLLHGPPAPYRASIQHGEWPVEMFVHTEATWHAFVEREVRKRRSPLLWMCADGILLFDHDGVGAYVAAEARKLAAAGPPTVSAEEIDDRRYAITDLLDDLAGSEDRSERLFIATELVRRTGELALTADGSWNGGGKWLARRLETTAPGLSMRLHDGLRDVLARRIEPLVEVVDEVLEQVGGRLWVGYKRGGTP from the coding sequence ATGGATGCGATCGACGCCGCACATGCCGTCATCAAGGAGCACCACCCTGACGCCCGGGCCGCCTTCCTAGGAGGCAGCGTCGTGGCGGACCGTCGCACGGCGATGTCGGACCTCGACATCGTGGTGCTTCTCCATGGACCCCCAGCCCCGTACCGGGCAAGCATCCAGCACGGTGAGTGGCCCGTGGAGATGTTCGTGCACACCGAGGCAACGTGGCACGCATTCGTCGAACGGGAAGTACGAAAGCGCAGATCACCGCTGCTCTGGATGTGCGCCGACGGGATCCTGCTCTTCGACCACGACGGGGTCGGCGCCTACGTCGCCGCTGAGGCCCGGAAGCTGGCCGCGGCGGGACCGCCTACGGTGTCGGCCGAAGAGATCGATGATCGCCGCTATGCGATCACTGACCTTCTCGACGACCTTGCGGGGAGCGAAGATCGGAGCGAACGGCTGTTCATTGCCACCGAATTGGTGCGACGCACCGGCGAGTTGGCGCTGACCGCCGACGGATCTTGGAACGGAGGCGGGAAGTGGCTGGCGCGCCGTCTTGAGACAACGGCGCCGGGACTCAGCATGCGCCTTCACGACGGCCTTCGTGACGTACTGGCGAGGCGGATTGAGCCGCTCGTGGAAGTCGTGGACGAGGTGCTGGAGCAGGTCGGCGGTCGGCTGTGGGTCGGCTATAAGCGCGGTGGCACTCCGTGA
- a CDS encoding DNA-binding protein — translation MDHLFTVAGQTATPISRTGLAAESLLERQHLQEWVIAHPQVLGESVLVVTAEYDRWADTDGVPARDRLDVLGLDVTGRLVVVELKRGTADRDVHLQAITYAALVSRFDLGTLAQAHRDFLSRRGQDLDIDACPQRLLDHVDGEWSPELLQRPRQVIIAADFPKQVTHSVVWLSEMSLDIDLIQVGLWKVEGHLVAGFTKVYPTPEVEEFTLAPARVEGEAAAKKLQERSRSRNAVHVLFDAGLLPDGTRLLMRPRHGVTDAIRNDIHSWVAEDTRRATATWVNNTAKPLVWDADGASYSPTGLANHIFTGVTGRTADGIQGTTWWDVDTAHVPADVDPEEWAKLADTDLTWLARQLIGTGKR, via the coding sequence GTGGATCATCTCTTTACCGTCGCCGGCCAGACGGCCACGCCCATATCGCGCACTGGGCTAGCCGCAGAAAGCCTTCTTGAGCGGCAGCACCTTCAGGAGTGGGTGATCGCCCATCCGCAGGTGCTCGGGGAGTCCGTGCTCGTGGTAACCGCGGAGTACGACCGGTGGGCCGACACGGACGGGGTGCCGGCGCGCGACAGGCTGGACGTATTGGGGCTGGACGTGACCGGACGCCTCGTCGTGGTCGAGCTGAAGCGCGGAACGGCCGACCGGGACGTGCACCTCCAGGCGATCACGTATGCCGCTCTGGTGTCCCGGTTCGACCTCGGCACCCTGGCCCAGGCGCACCGCGACTTCCTGTCGCGCAGGGGCCAGGACCTCGATATCGACGCGTGCCCGCAGCGCCTACTCGATCACGTGGACGGGGAATGGAGCCCGGAGCTGCTCCAGCGCCCCCGCCAAGTGATCATCGCCGCCGACTTCCCCAAGCAGGTCACCCATTCCGTGGTCTGGCTGTCGGAGATGAGCCTCGACATCGACCTCATCCAGGTGGGCCTGTGGAAGGTGGAAGGTCACCTCGTCGCCGGCTTCACCAAGGTCTACCCGACTCCGGAGGTGGAGGAGTTCACGCTCGCACCGGCTCGGGTCGAAGGCGAGGCGGCGGCCAAGAAACTGCAGGAACGCTCACGCTCGCGCAACGCCGTCCACGTGCTCTTCGACGCGGGCCTGCTGCCCGACGGAACCAGGCTACTGATGAGGCCGCGCCATGGCGTGACGGACGCCATACGCAACGACATCCACTCCTGGGTGGCCGAAGACACCCGTCGAGCGACCGCCACCTGGGTTAACAACACCGCCAAGCCACTGGTCTGGGACGCGGACGGAGCCTCCTACTCGCCTACCGGGCTGGCCAATCACATCTTTACGGGCGTGACCGGTCGCACCGCCGACGGCATACAGGGAACGACGTGGTGGGACGTGGACACCGCCCATGTGCCCGCCGACGTCGATCCTGAGGAATGGGCCAAGCTGGCGGACACCGATCTCACGTGGCTGGCCAGGCAGCTCATCGGCACCGGCAAGCGCTAG
- a CDS encoding carph-isopro domain-containing protein, producing MAQQAGGPNAVLSGCLDELGWSPKALARKLNRVFGAGTVAESAPYHWRDGGSLPRSPLPMMAAYVLSQELGRAISVAELWQGRAGDSSALVPADTDLARPWTVQGMEAIVEDWVMGGLVDRRRFLAISGAGLLAIVAQYLDGTAGRGQYAPRIAPSNGADPLVDQVEQHLPMLQLLDDEHGGARHLPYVGAQFRAVGLLIHDGGHSPVVTSRLIRALAEIGQLAGWMAFDAADHGLAQRYFATALRAAHQANDLPLCAHILGDLSFQAASRGHPADAIALGEAAHRASEAAPPAARASVLSRLAYAYAAAGRDNDFAHTRGSARELIASRDGSQEEPRWMYFLTDNHLDCQAGYGFIQMGRARQKADGGTKARRFLAQGTEMLRSGAYDVPRGDPSQRRAMFEGAWLALGHSAHGDLEAACEIGQIAADRLGVVRSPRSAALLHQLAADLRRRQRNPHVRSFLPVLEDALARHAPSSPPGR from the coding sequence GTGGCACAGCAGGCGGGGGGACCGAACGCCGTGCTGTCGGGCTGCCTCGACGAACTCGGATGGAGCCCCAAGGCGCTTGCTCGCAAGCTCAACAGGGTGTTCGGAGCGGGCACTGTCGCCGAGTCGGCGCCGTACCACTGGAGGGACGGCGGTTCCCTTCCGCGTTCGCCGTTACCGATGATGGCTGCCTACGTGCTTTCCCAGGAGTTGGGCAGAGCCATCTCGGTGGCCGAACTGTGGCAAGGCCGCGCGGGCGACTCCTCGGCTCTCGTCCCTGCGGACACGGATCTCGCACGGCCCTGGACCGTGCAGGGCATGGAGGCGATCGTGGAGGACTGGGTGATGGGAGGGCTCGTCGACCGGCGCCGATTCCTCGCGATTTCAGGCGCGGGACTCCTCGCGATCGTCGCCCAGTACCTTGACGGAACGGCAGGGCGAGGCCAGTACGCGCCCCGGATAGCTCCGTCGAACGGCGCCGATCCACTTGTCGACCAGGTTGAGCAGCACCTGCCCATGCTCCAGTTGCTTGACGACGAGCACGGAGGAGCGCGCCACCTCCCTTACGTAGGTGCTCAGTTCCGTGCGGTGGGGCTACTCATTCACGATGGTGGGCACTCGCCCGTCGTGACGAGCAGGCTTATTCGCGCGCTTGCGGAGATCGGCCAGCTGGCCGGCTGGATGGCCTTCGACGCCGCCGATCACGGCCTGGCGCAGCGCTACTTCGCCACGGCGCTGAGAGCCGCGCATCAGGCCAACGACCTGCCCCTGTGCGCCCACATTCTGGGCGACCTCTCCTTCCAAGCAGCGAGCCGAGGACACCCAGCGGACGCAATCGCCCTCGGCGAGGCCGCCCACCGCGCCAGCGAAGCTGCTCCGCCCGCAGCCCGGGCATCCGTCCTTTCCCGGCTCGCCTACGCGTATGCCGCTGCCGGCCGTGACAACGACTTCGCACACACCCGCGGCTCTGCCCGAGAACTGATCGCAAGTCGGGACGGCAGCCAGGAGGAGCCCCGGTGGATGTACTTCCTGACCGACAACCACCTGGACTGCCAGGCCGGCTACGGCTTCATCCAGATGGGGCGCGCGCGGCAGAAGGCGGACGGCGGCACGAAGGCCCGACGATTCCTCGCGCAGGGGACCGAGATGCTCCGGTCAGGGGCATACGACGTTCCACGTGGCGATCCCAGCCAACGTAGGGCCATGTTCGAGGGTGCCTGGCTGGCCTTGGGGCACAGCGCTCACGGAGACCTGGAGGCAGCCTGCGAGATCGGACAGATCGCGGCTGATCGCCTTGGCGTCGTGCGTTCACCGAGGAGCGCCGCCCTACTGCACCAGCTTGCCGCGGACCTCCGCCGCCGCCAGCGCAACCCGCATGTCCGCAGCTTCCTGCCGGTCCTCGAAGACGCCCTCGCCCGACATGCTCCATCCTCGCCACCCGGCCGTTAA
- a CDS encoding FAD-dependent oxidoreductase: protein MNAGERVVVVGAGVAGLTSAVVLAEAGALVRVIAEQVPGATSLAAGAMWGPYLVEPKDKVDRWGQRSLEVFRELAEDQATGVRLTSGIEASRTAESPPDWATTLPGFRPCEPTELPTGFTAGYRFTVPLIDMPAYLDYLLRRLHAAGATVEQRRLTSLAEVGPVSVIVNCAGLGARDLVLDQELRPIRGQHVVVTNPGLTEFFSEDTGTSPDLLCFYPHGETVVLGGTAIDSEGGLAPDDKAAAGILARCAKVEPRLARARVLEYRIGARPTRSPVRVEAERREGGALVVHNYGHGGAGVTLSWGCAEEVRDCLL, encoded by the coding sequence ATGAACGCAGGGGAGCGCGTTGTCGTTGTCGGGGCTGGGGTGGCAGGACTGACCTCCGCCGTCGTTCTCGCCGAGGCCGGGGCCTTGGTGCGAGTGATCGCCGAGCAGGTGCCGGGTGCGACCTCGCTGGCCGCCGGAGCGATGTGGGGCCCGTACCTGGTGGAGCCGAAGGACAAGGTCGACCGGTGGGGACAGCGGTCCCTGGAGGTATTCCGGGAGCTGGCCGAGGACCAGGCCACAGGTGTCCGGCTCACCAGCGGCATCGAGGCATCGCGTACGGCCGAGTCTCCACCGGACTGGGCTACGACCCTGCCGGGATTTCGGCCGTGCGAGCCGACCGAACTTCCGACCGGGTTCACCGCCGGGTACCGGTTCACAGTGCCGCTGATCGACATGCCCGCGTATCTCGACTACCTCCTGCGCCGGCTGCATGCGGCCGGCGCAACGGTCGAGCAGCGACGTTTGACTTCGCTCGCGGAAGTCGGCCCAGTCTCTGTGATCGTCAATTGCGCGGGCCTGGGAGCCCGCGACCTGGTCCTGGATCAAGAACTGCGGCCGATTCGCGGCCAGCACGTAGTCGTCACCAACCCGGGGCTCACCGAGTTCTTTTCCGAGGACACCGGCACTTCACCGGATCTGTTGTGCTTCTACCCGCATGGAGAGACCGTCGTCCTGGGCGGCACAGCTATCGACAGCGAAGGCGGCCTCGCCCCTGACGACAAGGCGGCGGCTGGCATTCTCGCTCGATGCGCCAAGGTCGAACCCCGCCTCGCCCGCGCCCGTGTCCTGGAGTACCGGATCGGCGCTCGGCCGACCCGTTCTCCGGTCCGCGTGGAGGCGGAGCGGAGGGAGGGCGGTGCGCTGGTCGTGCACAACTACGGTCACGGCGGTGCCGGTGTCACCCTGTCGTGGGGGTGCGCCGAGGAGGTTCGGGATTGCTTGCTCTGA